Part of the Bombus huntii isolate Logan2020A chromosome 10, iyBomHunt1.1, whole genome shotgun sequence genome, TAAGGCAGGGGCCGCATCGGATTGGCATGGGTCGAGCAGCAACGAGACAGTCAATTATCTGTCTTACAGTAGGCATGCAGGTTTTGCTGTACCCTGGAAAACACATATCACATGCTCCATCAGAACCGAACCACACATCGACTTCTATCACGCCATCGGGGGTTTATTTCGCTTGTCTCGTCTTCTTTTTTACGATGATCTTTGCGCGGCGACCACCGTTTTCGAATTTTGGCCAAAAATTGAGAAAGAGACGTTTTCGTCGAACACGATTCCTATACACCGACACGTAtaaatttgatgaaatttgGCATCCATCGCGATTTGATTAAAGGAAAATCTAAAAAGAGGGCTCGGGCGTATTTCAGTAACGATCGAATAAAGATCTACAGATTTGGAGCGGAGTGCTGTAACGTGACACGTGGATTTTTTGAAACTCGAAATCGATCGAACGCTGGTTTAGCTAAGGAAGATACGAGAAGAGAGTTTGGAGAGATCTTTTAATAATCGCGGAACAGCGGATATGTATATTGGAGTTGCAGATATGAAGAATCTTCTTTGTTTTTGGAATAGGGACTTAGACGAATGTAAAATATGGACCTGTGATGGAAGACAAAATTACGACAGTTTGATTTCGTGACTCAAATGTCGGGATCTTTGATCTTCGTTCTTCCTTTCCTATTGATCAAGGAAGATTAATTTCTAGATTCTTatggaaattatatttcttttatttctctaGATCGTTTTTTGCCTCTTTTTAGATCACCCTCGCGTTTTCGACATGATAGCGTTAACAAGTGACATTAACGTTAACGTATCGCGAGATCTCTTAAGTAATAGTGAATATCACGCTTAATCTGTAACGTTACTTAAAAATACTAACAATACCGAATGCTTAATATATGAtaggattatttaaaaaattgaacagTAATACTGATCTGTACACAGTCAAATTGTACgccttcttctctttcttcaatttttcagGGAACACTTCACGGTACAAGTACGAATGAGAGAAACGGTTTAGACAACGAAGATTTTTATTCGACAAGCGATTGCATGATAGAAGTCGTGATGGCCAAACACATTTCACATGTCTCACGAAATAATCGAAAAATACAGACAACAAAGAAACGAACGATACAGgaatagaaaaaagaagcgGAATTGGTCCAAAAAGATACAAGGGCGGCCTAGAGCCGTTTAGTCGCACTTAGGAAGCACTTTTACATGAATTTTAAACAATGAATACCGTCAGCTTGAGCATATTTCTCGCCACCTTCGTCTATCTACGTTACTATACAAATAACAAGAGCGGAACAACAGTTTGCTCGAAAGGGGAGGGGGGATGTGTAAAAGAATTAGGCTTGCGCATCAAGactaaagaaaaagaacaggGCTGTGATAGAAGGGAGGATGATGGTGTGTGTTCGAGAACAAAACAATTTGTCCTTATCGactaagaaaaaaagaatgaaacaaaatgtaaaaaagtaTCGCATCTCGCAAAATCATTCGCAGACACGATGCACCTTGACAATGGCTCGCCAAAATAGGCGCGATTGCTGGCAGAAGAATGGAAAATTAGGCACTATGAAAATGCAGATAATACGCCTAAGAAGCTCAGCCATTATATCAAACAACGATTCGTTTCCATTGCACCTAAGCGTATTTAAAATCGAGTCTTGAGACTCTCGTTAACGATTAATCTGAGCAAAcgtttgataataaaaatcttgtaaaagaaagaaagaaggagagagaaaaaaaagtatCGATCGTAAAAGGAAAGATATTTGTCAGAGATTTCTCTGTATATTCTTCTCCTTCCAAGAACGATTTCATCACAGTTAGATGCAGTGGAGTGGTTGATcaatatttggaaaaaatattcgctAAAAGACAGCAATTACGATCGCTGGATGGATTTCTCTAAGCGAGACTTACGACAAAAAGAGAGGCGCATGACACCGTGCATACAGGATACAAAAAGATACGAAAGAGAGAGATtgacttaaaaaaaaaagagaaaaaaatagaaatacgaATATACGCATAAAAATTACGCATTATGCTCGATGAGCGACAGTGACGGAATCGAGGGACGTTCCTCGTTCTCTCTCCCTTCTCGATCTCCCTTTGAATCGCTTTTGTTGAAAAAATATCAACGATTTCAAACTATCATACACAGAGCGTTCGAAAGAGTAAAAAACGCGATGtctaaaaagatattaaaagaCAATTGGCACGTtctcaataaaaattatttggcAGAGGTgtaatgtatgtatgtatgtgtaaaccgtaatcaattaattaattgttatatCGTCAGATTCGTCGCGTAGAAAGGCAGTCACTAAATTCGCGAATAATTCATTCTCGTGAAATTTCGTATTCCAAACGAAATTGCACGTTCTCTTTATCGTTTCATCTGacccctttttttttcttttgatccCTTTCTTCCTTTGCACACGACGAAAGGTAAACTGAGATCAGCGGGTTCCATTAGAAGCGACATTAATTAATCACGGCCTCCCCGATCGATGTACCGCAGCCCATCGTAACGCATCGCTTACGTAGTTTATATGTATAGAATACTTTATGGTTAATCGAAACCATTCTTtattctcttcgtataatattGACGAGTTAATTGTAGGATTGTCTCGATAATTTACTGTTCTCGATGCTCGTGCGTTGTCCAGAACTCATTTCTCTTCCACAATAATTTGTAATCttccttttatttcctatttatttgaaatttatcgaGCTTTTTTCGTTAATATTTCCTTCCAACGCACGCGACAACGAAACACCCCGTgattcatttaatttgtttaatcaCGCTCAACAGCAGCGACTGTTAGTTCAgttcgttataacgcaataataataatgtacatatataatatcgtTTTCTCTGGTTGTATTCCTATCCTAAAGGAGTTCTCCCAAGGCCTGTGTACTCTTGTATGCATATCGTTTTAGAACTCTTTTCCTTCTATTCACGACGAACAACGTGCGGCTTAACAATGTCACGCTTTGAGATCTTGCTCCATTTTCTCACTCTTTTtatgcaatatttttttgGCGGATTTTCGTAAAGAGTCTCGGTCGCGTGAACATCatcgttattaattaaatagaatCTGTGATTAGGATCAAATCTCGTAACATTTggcgtttctctttctctcggaAAAGAATCTCTTTCCCgagttataaatatataatatgtatatgtatatatatatttctttttcttctttcttctttatatagATACGTATATTCGTTAACTAAGTTTCTATTATAATGTGAAAAATCTTGTATCTGTTGAAGACGATATATCGGTCAGAATTATCACAAGAGAGTCGATAAGTCTGCATCCTAAGGTTTGCAGTTAGCCTAACAAGAGTTCAAACTAATTTGTGTcgtgtataataataatatatgtatatatttcttgcaacatttttctttaactAACGTGAGCGATTTCCTTCGAACAAATTACGTTCCTTCAAAttcgttgaatttttatatcgtcattctaattttattatagtgCGGTTTCCTTTTCGCTAATTATCTTAATTCCATGCTTGGTCAGGATCATCTTTACAGTTTCGTTATCCCTGACTTTAGGCTTCTCTATCCAGTTTATGTCATCTTGCGTCTCGTCCTCCCTTCCTAAACTTTCCACCAGAGAATCCAAATTATCCGTGGACGAATCCACGTATCGAACATTGTCCGCCGATCTCTGCAACGATTTACACCTTCTGGAGCTTCTAGAAGCGCGTATGTTATCCGCTGAGCCGATCAGCTTGCTGTTCTTAGGCCTCAGAACTTTGTCATTGTTTCTGGAAGATGTTCTGGCTGATTGAAGATTATCCACCGAGGAATAACGTCTCTTATCTTGAGAAACGTTGACAGGATCCTCGGCTGGATTTTTTCTAAATAACGATCCCTTGCGATTCATGCGCCTGGAATTACTAGACAGGATAGCCAACTCGTCTTtaggaataaaatatttatcgcgcgatttctttttaataacaGCCGAATCGGAGATATTGAAAGACttggaaaattgtatttcgCTTATTTGATCGCTAAACTTTCGATCGTCCAACGACTCTGGTCCGCTCTGAAACCCACAGTTCTCGATCTCGAAGCTGTCATCGTCCAGAGACGGATTAGTCGCGATACTGTCGCCGATTCTGGAACTGTTTTTAGGAAGACTTCTCGAGGAAGACTCGAACGCCCGACTATGAGTCAAATCTCTTGGATCCCTGGTAGAGTACGATCTTGGCTCCTGGTCGGGGTTGAAAGTGGCAGAGATCTCGTTGCAGATCTCACAAACCTCGCATAGCTGATCGCAGTCGGTCGTGGAGGAAATGAATTTCCGATCCAAGGTGTCAGTCGACTCCTGCAGATTCCAAGAACTACAAATATCGCATTCCGTAGAATCTTCGTCGACGATGGAACTGCAATTGGAACGCAGGATTATTTCTTCCGTTCCCATTATCTCTTCCGTCCTTAAAGACAACTCGTTCACGTAGCAGCAGGCAGAGCAGAATTCGTCGGTTTGCATGTCTAGTTCGTTCGCCGTGATCAGCTGAGACGTACTGTCCGCTTTGGAAGGATCTTCGTAACACACTTCCTGGATCTTCTTAATGGACTCGCAGCTCTTCGATTTCTTCGAGAACGTTTCCTCAGTCTTCGATCTCCTTCTAGAAATCGTCCTCGAATCGTTCGTGGCGATCACCGAATCGAGACTTCCTTTTAATGATGCGTCATATCGTTTCacttttttggttctctcatCGCTGATCATGGACTCGTGAATCTTCGATCGAGATTTGCTCTCTCTTTTAGGGCTCTTTGATCTCGACGAAGAAGCATTCGAGACAGTCTTATAGAACGTTTCTTCCGATTGCGTGCCCGAGTCGACGCTCTTTTCTATTGCTTCGCTCTCTTTCACTCTTTTCTCGTCACTTTCATTATGTATTCTCATCTGACCGTTCTTTGTCTTCCTGGGACTCTTGCGCGCGTTCACCACTGACTTCACATACTTACCATCTATCTCTAGGCTTACGTCCCTCTTCGAGGACTTGTCATCTAAGGCCAACGAGTCATCGGAGGCTTCTCTCACGATCTCCGTTCCATCATCGACTATCTCTTGTATCTTTACGGTGCTCTCTTCGCTAATGGACGACGGAACAGGCGACTGCACCAAAAGACTCAATTTATCGATACTTCCATCCGACTCGCCTTTGTATATCGTAATCTCGCCTTTACCCTGTACCCCGTTCTCTTCAACAATCAACGTCGTACCTTCCTTGTCGAAAGGATTATGAATCATCGCGCTAACTAACACTAACACCTGCGTGTTTGAGCATCGAACGCTATCGTTAGGAAAGCCGTCCTGATCGCAAACCTCGTCGCTTCTCTTTGGATCAGGGTATTGTTTTTTGCGCGATAGACTTTCCTGCTGACTCTCTATAGAGTCGTTCGATCGTTGTTTACCTAACCAAGAATCTTTATGCTTGTCTTGAACTTCGTCTTCGACCGTGTCGTCCAAGCCGTACCGCGTGAGCCTGTAGTCCTCTTTGTCCACGCTAAAGTCCGATAAGGCGCCTTCGTGGCGTCCTCCACCACTGTCCATAGCGGACATCGTCGAGGACGAGACAGTCGAAGATGAAATCGACGATCTAGCTTCGCGATTCATGACCCTACTTCCTCCTGATTCTACATCAATGACGTCATACTGGACTCGAAGTCTGTTACTAGTCTCTGACGATTTAGCTACGCTATTTTTCGCCTCGATTGACGGCTTCGTATTAAGTTTGACGAGATTCTCGCGTTTCGACGAGGTGGCGACACCCGGAGACACCTCTTCCAATTGACTCGATCGGGGCTGTACCCTGACCACCTTCCTAACCTTCCTATCATCGTCAACGAAACCTACCTCGTCGAGGATCTGCGACTCGCCGGTTTCGGTGGCGATGATCTGTTTCGCGAGACCTGGATACGCGGCCTTCGCGGTCGTTATATGTTTGGCGTTGCCGTTCTCGGCAACGAGAGCGCTAATGAATTTCTCGCGCGCCTCCTCGAGGCCACCGCAGCTGGCGTGACGGGAGGCCACGCAAGCCATGTTTGTTGCGTTCTGGATATTCTTACGCAGAACGGTATCAGGCACATCGATGGATATAATTTCGATCGGACTCGGGGAGTCCATGGTAACGTCGCTAGGCGACGGCGTGAGAAAGGTGCTTTGATACTTGGAATCAATGGTCAAGTAATTATTCGCATTGGGCGAGGTCAGTTCCAACTTACTTCAGTGTCCAAGTAGATTGGCAGCGTGAAAAACAAGACACTATTTTTTATATGGTCTTCGTTAACTTAATGCTTGGTAGAAGTCCGATTCAGGGAAAAGTTGTTCCACTAATTTTTTGTATCGAACTACATCTTGACAATGAGATATTTATGTCacatttatgtaaattcgttatttaattttcttgttTAATTATGTTCTGAATGGTAAAGGGAATTGAATGAAGCAAGGAAAATTACCTTTATCCGTGAATCGATACTTTCCCCACCGTTAGCAAATTgaatacaatttaaattaaataaaaaaaaaatgcagttgctaaaatttatttgtaattacaGTCGAGTTACTAGGAAATAGATCTGATTAgatttacataataaataaaaaattcttagACTAGACTAATATATTGCTGCATATTGTTTATACGAGATGTGTTAACCCTTTTAACACTCAATAAGTTCTTTTCAGAATTGTTTGGCACCTGTTGCTTTATGagtatttatcgaataaacaattcgaaaaatttataaaaatacagtATTTTTagtgttgaaatatttttatcgactaGATCTAATATCTAATTCTAAGTTACATTATATCGTCCATGTATGTTTAGTAATCATATGTATCTTGtgaaaaatacattattacatttttttataaaataaatctatatactaccaattatttttttaacattctttatattatgaataaaatattttaaaaactactttgtagaaaacaaaaattccaTATATCCTTTCTTATtcaatattcaaatatttatatatttaaaaaccaatatattGATTATTATAATCCATCTTATGTTATGCATTCATGTTATTGAGTAATAACAGGGttagattttaattataaaatatacaactGTGTATGTGTATGACTGTACAAAAACTTTACAACATCTTAGATCAACCAATTCTGTATGTTCTAAACTCACCAACTATGAGGAATATGAatgctataaaaatatattcttttcgtacaaaatacataaaaataaatttctgtttaaATCTACTGGAAGACATACTATTAAGTTCCCACTAGTTAAGTGAACTATTGTTTCAGTGAAATTATGTTTAAACTCACATTGTCGATGTTGTTGACTTTGCATCATAAATTCCTTGCTTATAGACATAATCAATCACAGAATCTTGTACGAGATACCTGACACTCTCACCTCGTTTCAATGCTCTCCTTATTCTAGTTGAGCTAACTTCATTTGGAATCCATTCagttactatatatatattgtgctgtatagaaattaattataagaATACTAGGTTGATgtaaaagatatataacaaTTGTTGATAAGACAATTACCATATACTTGGAAAGAATATCTGAATCATATATGAACTTATTTGGATTAGAACCTTCCCTTGTAATAACTACCAGACCATATTCTCCAACAATTGCATCGATctgcaaatataaaattataaaaactttctttaattatcaaaacattataaatagcaaaataagataaataaaagtgTTACTTACGTCTTCTTCAGCCCAAAGATCATAAGTTCCAAAACTTTCTAATAGATCAGCACCGCacaataatttaatttgaattgGAGTGTGATCAGAactattttttacattttctggaATCCATTCCAGATCCTCCGTTGATACATTATGTTTAACATTAGTCCAGTCAAATACCACAGAGTTCAACAAATTTTGATGGTACTGTAAACTTAGTCTAGTCTTTGTCCAACCATTCTGTCTAGTTTCCCAAGTACTAAGTCGAATCCATTCGCTGTTTTGTAAAGCTAATCTTAGCATAGCACATCTGTGCGTTGCGTTTGCCAGTTCTTTCTTAGCATATGCATCATGTACAGGAGATATAACACCGCCAATCACAATATGCGTTCCCATTCTGTGAAGATGATCTCTGGCAATTTCTGTAAATTCCCAATAAAAGGTTACTACATTATCAAAAGAAAATcacatttaatatttcaattgtGAAACAATTTCTACGAAAGATAGAATTGTATGAATAATTTGAACTTgtttattaatacaaaattttatttgcaaatcTGATTAAAACTTCATATCCtaaat contains:
- the LOC126869904 gene encoding nicotinamide/nicotinic acid mononucleotide adenylyltransferase 3 isoform X6, encoding MLKIISQLTPVVAPSQIWLKHQSVCSPYSVVGCYGVSCNDLSRTIIQSKCSVSWLYKITRREFQQSSKRAVITCCETKEEKMAPTRVILMSCGSYNPPTNMHLRMFEIARDHLHRMGTHIVIGGVISPVHDAYAKKELANATHRCAMLRLALQNSEWIRLSTWETRQNGWTKTRLSLQYHQNLLNSVVFDWTNVKHNVSTEDLEWIPENVKNSSDHTPIQIKLLCGADLLESFGTYDLWAEEDIDAIVGEYGLVVITREGSNPNKFIYDSDILSKYMHNIYIVTEWIPNEVSSTRIRRALKRGESVRYLVQDSVIDYVYKQGIYDAKSTTSTMVQQNLHAYCKTDN
- the LOC126869904 gene encoding nicotinamide/nicotinic acid mononucleotide adenylyltransferase 1 isoform X2, whose product is MLKIISQLTPVVAPSQIWLKHQSVCSPYSVVGCYGVSCNDLSRTIIQSKCSVSWLYKITRREFQQSSKRAVITCCETKEEKMAPTRVILMSCGSYNPPTNMHLRMFEIARDHLHRMGTHIVIGGVISPVHDAYAKKELANATHRCAMLRLALQNSEWIRLSTWETRQNGWTKTRLSLQYHQNLLNSVVFDWTNVKHNVSTEDLEWIPENVKNSSDHTPIQIKLLCGADLLESFGTYDLWAEEDIDAIVGEYGLVVITREGSNPNKFIYDSDILSKYMHNIYIVTEWIPNEVSSTRIRRALKRGESVRYLVQDSVIDYVYKQGIYDAKSTTSTIKLELTSPNANNYLTIDSKYQSTFLTPSPSDVTMDSPSPIEIISIDVPDTVLRKNIQNATNMACVASRHASCGGLEEAREKFISALVAENGNAKHITTAKAAYPGLAKQIIATETGESQILDEGTAKPACLL
- the LOC126869904 gene encoding nicotinamide/nicotinic acid mononucleotide adenylyltransferase 3 isoform X3, with protein sequence MLKIISQLTPVVAPSQIWLKHQSVCSPYSVVGCYGVSCNDLSRTIIQSKCSVSWLYKITRREFQQSSKRAVITCCETKEEKMAPTRVILMSCGSYNPPTNMHLRMFEIARDHLHRMGTHIVIGGVISPVHDAYAKKELANATHRCAMLRLALQNSEWIRLSTWETRQNGWTKTRLSLQYHQNLLNSVVFDWTNVKHNVSTEDLEWIPENVKNSSDHTPIQIKLLCGADLLESFGTYDLWAEEDIDAIVGEYGLVVITREGSNPNKFIYDSDILSKYMHNIYIVTEWIPNEVSSTRIRRALKRGESVRYLVQDSVIDYVYKQGIYDAKSTTSTIVLFFTLPIYLDTEGTAKPACLL
- the LOC126869904 gene encoding uncharacterized protein LOC126869904 isoform X1 produces the protein MLKIISQLTPVVAPSQIWLKHQSVCSPYSVVGCYGVSCNDLSRTIIQSKCSVSWLYKITRREFQQSSKRAVITCCETKEEKMAPTRVILMSCGSYNPPTNMHLRMFEIARDHLHRMGTHIVIGGVISPVHDAYAKKELANATHRCAMLRLALQNSEWIRLSTWETRQNGWTKTRLSLQYHQNLLNSVVFDWTNVKHNVSTEDLEWIPENVKNSSDHTPIQIKLLCGADLLESFGTYDLWAEEDIDAIVGEYGLVVITREGSNPNKFIYDSDILSKYMHNIYIVTEWIPNEVSSTRIRRALKRGESVRYLVQDSVIDYVYKQGIYDAKSTTSTIKLELTSPNANNYLTIDSKYQSTFLTPSPSDVTMDSPSPIEIISIDVPDTVLRKNIQNATNMACVASRHASCGGLEEAREKFISALVAENGNAKHITTAKAAYPGLAKQIIATETGESQILDEVGFVDDDRKVRKVVRVQPRSSQLEEVSPGVATSSKRENLVKLNTKPSIEAKNSVAKSSETSNRLRVQYDVIDVESGGSRVMNREARSSISSSTVSSSTMSAMDSGGGRHEGALSDFSVDKEDYRLTRYGLDDTVEDEVQDKHKDSWLGKQRSNDSIESQQESLSRKKQYPDPKRSDEVCDQDGFPNDSVRCSNTQVLVLVSAMIHNPFDKEGTTLIVEENGVQGKGEITIYKGESDGSIDKLSLLVQSPVPSSISEESTVKIQEIVDDGTEIVREASDDSLALDDKSSKRDVSLEIDGKYVKSVVNARKSPRKTKNGQMRIHNESDEKRVKESEAIEKSVDSGTQSEETFYKTVSNASSSRSKSPKRESKSRSKIHESMISDERTKKVKRYDASLKGSLDSVIATNDSRTISRRRSKTEETFSKKSKSCESIKKIQEVCYEDPSKADSTSQLITANELDMQTDEFCSACCYVNELSLRTEEIMGTEEIILRSNCSSIVDEDSTECDICSSWNLQESTDTLDRKFISSTTDCDQLCEVCEICNEISATFNPDQEPRSYSTRDPRDLTHSRAFESSSRSLPKNSSRIGDSIATNPSLDDDSFEIENCGFQSGPESLDDRKFSDQISEIQFSKSFNISDSAVIKKKSRDKYFIPKDELAILSSNSRRMNRKGSLFRKNPAEDPVNVSQDKRRYSSVDNLQSARTSSRNNDKVLRPKNSKLIGSADNIRASRSSRRCKSLQRSADNVRYVDSSTDNLDSLVESLGREDETQDDINWIEKPKVRDNETVKMILTKHGIKIISEKETAL
- the LOC126869904 gene encoding nicotinamide/nicotinic acid mononucleotide adenylyltransferase 1 isoform X5 encodes the protein MLKIISQLTPVVAPSQIWLKHQSVCSPYSVVGCYGVSCNDLSRTIIQSKCSVSWLYKITRREFQQSSKRAVITCCETKEEKMAPTRVILMSCGSYNPPTNMHLRMFEIARDHLHRMGTHIVIGGVISPVHDAYAKKELANATHRCAMLRLALQNSEWIRLSTWETRQNGWTKTRLSLQYHQNLLNSVVFDWTNVKHNVSTEDLEWIPENVKNSSDHTPIQIKLLCGADLLESFGTYDLWAEEDIDAIVGEYGLVVITREGSNPNKFIYDSDILSKYMHNIYIVTEWIPNEVSSTRIRRALKRGESVRYLVQDSVIDYVYKQGIYDAKSTTSTISSIGMDDYDTIPEL
- the LOC126869904 gene encoding nicotinamide/nicotinic acid mononucleotide adenylyltransferase 3 isoform X4, which translates into the protein MLKIISQLTPVVAPSQIWLKHQSVCSPYSVVGCYGVSCNDLSRTIIQSKCSVSWLYKITRREFQQSSKRAVITCCETKEEKMAPTRVILMSCGSYNPPTNMHLRMFEIARDHLHRMGTHIVIGGVISPVHDAYAKKELANATHRCAMLRLALQNSEWIRLSTWETRQNGWTKTRLSLQYHQNLLNSVVFDWTNVKHNVSTEDLEWIPENVKNSSDHTPIQIKLLCGADLLESFGTYDLWAEEDIDAIVGEYGLVVITREGSNPNKFIYDSDILSKYMHNIYIVTEWIPNEVSSTRIRRALKRGESVRYLVQDSVIDYVYKQGIYDAKSTTSTILKWYDATRRSHRIHVANRQRK